In the Candidatus Coatesbacteria bacterium genome, one interval contains:
- a CDS encoding DUF1284 domain-containing protein, with protein sequence MTPAALELRPHHLLCLLAFIGRGYSSGFVARMRELQRRYLDPAMTIRLVEGPDDACRACPELETAGCGRDGAGVRAMDRRVLAATGLTPGIHSAGALHGTLARTFAAVDPGEVCGACSWRELVDCPTLIRRRLEALRPQPAPDAR encoded by the coding sequence GTGACCCCCGCCGCCCTCGAGCTGCGTCCCCACCACCTGCTCTGTCTGCTGGCCTTCATCGGCCGGGGCTACTCGTCGGGCTTCGTCGCCCGGATGCGCGAGCTCCAGCGCCGCTATCTCGATCCCGCAATGACCATCCGTCTCGTCGAGGGACCCGACGACGCCTGCCGGGCCTGCCCGGAGCTCGAAACCGCCGGTTGCGGCCGCGACGGCGCCGGGGTGCGGGCTATGGACCGGCGGGTGCTGGCGGCCACGGGGCTGACCCCGGGCATCCACAGCGCCGGGGCCCTGCACGGCACTCTGGCCCGGACCTTCGCCGCCGTTGACCCCGGCGAGGTCTGCGGCGCCTGCAGTTGGCGCGAACTGGTGGACTGCCCCACCCTGATCCGTCGCCGGCTGGAGGCGCTGCGACCCCAACCCGCCCCCGATGCCCGATGA
- a CDS encoding Rne/Rng family ribonuclease, with amino-acid sequence MKKEILVNVSPLETRVAALEDGRLVEIMTEPAGTTRIVGNIYKGRVSEILPGLQAAFIDIGLDRNAFLHAEDLVTDVHDIGNFLDEDYQHDRRRGKHTPIEEILNRDQDILVQVTKEPIGKKGPRATTNITLAGRFLVLMPYADHVGVSRKISSSSERNRLRGLVKDLRSGKTGFIIRTIGEGASKRQLRQEMRYLNRQAREIVRRANKVEAPALVHDDLGLVLSLVRDVVSDEVDAVVIDDRGVYNRIKEFSHRVAPDLGARIEHYSGRYPIFEAYGVEKDIERITHRKVWLKCGGYLVIEQTEALISVDVNTGKNVGKHNLEKTVYETNLEAADEIARQLRLRDLGGIIILDFIDMEVAKHRDNVVRRLNKALSRDRTKHRVRKMSDLGLVEMTRKRVRKSVTSQMTDKCPCCGGSGLVLAERNIILKTESTLKRGLSKSDSNRVQLLCNPHVAQLLKTRYQDMLNRLSEEFQRRIIIQTNPTMPFDELQVKDLKDTRRRSTGRRGRRRKSKQDQQ; translated from the coding sequence TTGAAAAAGGAAATCCTAGTCAACGTCTCCCCGCTGGAGACGCGGGTGGCCGCTCTCGAGGACGGCCGCCTGGTCGAGATCATGACCGAACCGGCGGGCACCACCCGCATCGTCGGCAACATCTACAAGGGCAGGGTTAGCGAGATCCTCCCCGGCCTGCAGGCCGCCTTCATCGACATCGGTCTGGACCGCAACGCCTTCCTCCACGCCGAGGATCTGGTTACCGACGTCCACGACATCGGCAACTTCCTCGACGAGGACTACCAGCACGACCGCCGCCGCGGTAAACACACCCCCATCGAAGAGATTCTCAACCGCGACCAGGACATCCTGGTCCAGGTGACCAAGGAACCCATCGGCAAGAAGGGCCCCCGGGCGACCACCAACATCACCCTGGCCGGGCGCTTTCTCGTCCTGATGCCCTACGCCGACCACGTCGGCGTCAGCCGCAAGATATCATCCTCCTCGGAACGCAACCGCCTGCGCGGCCTGGTAAAGGACCTGCGCAGCGGCAAGACCGGCTTCATCATTCGCACCATCGGTGAGGGCGCCTCCAAGCGTCAACTGCGCCAGGAGATGCGTTACCTCAACCGCCAGGCCCGGGAGATCGTCCGCCGGGCCAACAAGGTCGAGGCCCCGGCCCTGGTTCACGACGACCTCGGCCTGGTGCTCTCCCTGGTGCGCGACGTCGTCTCCGACGAGGTCGACGCCGTGGTCATCGACGACCGCGGGGTCTACAACCGCATCAAGGAGTTCTCCCATCGGGTGGCCCCCGACCTGGGCGCCCGGATCGAGCACTACTCGGGCCGTTACCCCATCTTCGAGGCCTATGGCGTCGAGAAGGACATCGAGCGCATCACCCACCGCAAGGTCTGGCTCAAGTGCGGCGGTTATCTGGTCATCGAGCAGACCGAGGCCCTGATCTCCGTCGACGTCAACACCGGCAAGAACGTCGGCAAGCACAACCTGGAGAAGACGGTCTACGAGACCAACCTGGAGGCCGCCGACGAGATCGCCCGCCAGTTGCGCCTGCGCGATCTGGGGGGCATCATCATCCTCGACTTCATCGACATGGAGGTCGCCAAGCACCGCGACAACGTCGTCCGGCGCCTGAACAAGGCTCTCTCCCGGGACCGCACCAAGCACCGGGTGCGCAAGATGAGCGACCTGGGGCTGGTCGAGATGACCCGCAAGCGGGTGCGTAAAAGCGTCACCTCGCAGATGACCGACAAGTGTCCCTGTTGCGGCGGCTCGGGCCTGGTTCTCGCCGAGCGCAACATCATCCTCAAGACCGAGAGCACCCTCAAGCGCGGACTTTCCAAGAGCGACTCCAACCGGGTGCAACTGCTCTGCAACCCCCACGTGGCCCAGTTGCTCAAGACCCGCTACCAGGACATGCTCAACCGGCTCAGCGAAGAGTTCCAGCGCCGGATCATCATCCAGACCAACCCGACGATGCCCTTCGACGAGTTGCAGGTCAAGGATCTCAAGGACACCCGTCGTCGTTCCACCGGTCGCCGCGGCCGGCGCCGCAAGAGCAAGCAGGATCAGCAGTGA